One stretch of Saccharopolyspora erythraea DNA includes these proteins:
- a CDS encoding dihydrofolate reductase family protein: protein MRKLTYLVAATLDGFIAGPDATDPTGSGIFTMEGDHMAALLDEYPDIIPVQAREALGVAGTPNKHFDTVVEGRVSYEGGLAAGIPNAYPHLRHLVFSRTMTESPDPGVEIVSGDPAAVVRELKREAGQGIWLVGGGSLAAALRPEIDELVIKLHPATVGNGIRMFEGDFDPAQFRLTRSQTFESGVLHLTYERR from the coding sequence ATGCGAAAGCTCACCTATCTCGTCGCCGCGACGCTCGACGGATTCATCGCGGGGCCGGACGCGACCGACCCCACCGGCTCCGGGATCTTCACCATGGAGGGCGACCACATGGCGGCCCTCCTGGACGAGTACCCGGACATCATCCCGGTGCAGGCACGCGAGGCCCTCGGCGTCGCGGGCACCCCGAACAAGCACTTCGACACGGTCGTCGAGGGCCGCGTCTCGTACGAGGGAGGGCTCGCCGCGGGCATCCCCAACGCCTACCCGCACCTGCGCCACCTGGTCTTCTCCCGGACCATGACCGAAAGCCCGGACCCCGGCGTGGAGATCGTCTCCGGCGACCCGGCCGCCGTGGTCCGGGAGCTGAAGCGGGAGGCGGGCCAGGGCATCTGGCTCGTCGGCGGCGGCAGCCTCGCGGCCGCCCTGCGCCCGGAGATCGACGAACTGGTCATCAAGCTGCACCCGGCAACCGTCGGGAACGGCATCCGGATGTTCGAGGGCGACTTCGACCCCGCGCAGTTCCGGCTGACCAGGAGCCAGACCTTCGAATCCGGCGTCCTCCACCTCACCTACGAGCGGCGGTGA
- a CDS encoding helix-turn-helix domain-containing protein encodes MVEDNFRGRPREELAEVLRSLRKAAGLSGERLAVRCAMSQSKISRIERGMTLPSVSEVERILTALDVPGEVCRELVALARRANVDYRSWRAYAQVGLWRKQAELRALAESASMVRQFLPAIPSGLIQTESYAREVMAAVVPGEAARDVERAVRARMESQTALEYESRSFVFLLTEQAVRWRYGSAGLMAAQCEHVAAVAERPDIDIAVIPQSATAECPPLHVFVVYDERLVEIELFSGEIVLREPQEVAYHLNLFDHFLRSALRGDDAVEFLRTVAGEFMREGD; translated from the coding sequence ATGGTTGAGGACAACTTCCGGGGACGACCTCGGGAAGAACTCGCCGAGGTACTGCGGAGCCTGCGCAAGGCGGCTGGGCTGTCCGGCGAAAGGCTGGCGGTCCGATGCGCGATGTCGCAGTCGAAGATCAGCAGGATCGAGCGCGGCATGACGCTGCCCAGCGTCTCGGAAGTCGAGCGGATACTCACCGCCCTTGACGTCCCCGGCGAGGTGTGTCGCGAGCTCGTCGCGCTGGCGCGCAGGGCGAACGTCGACTACCGGTCGTGGCGCGCTTATGCGCAGGTCGGGCTGTGGCGCAAGCAAGCGGAGCTGCGAGCCCTGGCGGAATCGGCCTCAATGGTGCGGCAGTTCCTCCCCGCGATCCCGTCCGGTTTGATCCAGACCGAGAGCTACGCCCGCGAGGTGATGGCAGCGGTAGTGCCCGGAGAAGCGGCGCGCGACGTCGAGCGCGCGGTGCGGGCCCGGATGGAAAGCCAGACCGCGCTGGAGTACGAATCCCGCTCCTTCGTATTCCTGCTCACCGAGCAAGCTGTTCGGTGGCGGTATGGAAGTGCCGGGCTGATGGCCGCTCAATGCGAGCACGTGGCGGCGGTCGCCGAACGCCCCGACATCGACATCGCCGTGATACCGCAGTCCGCGACCGCGGAGTGCCCGCCGCTCCACGTGTTCGTGGTCTACGACGAGAGGCTCGTCGAGATCGAGTTGTTCTCGGGCGAGATCGTCCTGCGTGAACCGCAAGAAGTGGCGTACCACCTGAACCTGTTCGACCACTTCCTGCGTTCCGCGCTTCGCGGAGACGACGCGGTGGAATTCCTGAGGACCGTGGCTGGTGAATTCATGCGGGAGGGCGACTGA
- a CDS encoding DUF6879 family protein — protein sequence MAPLDEDHFARHLQNYERSAWRFEVQPAYTSPDENLDLYLAGEPKPEHDNEDWHRSVCGFVAAGKTIGRVRVVRRPLTDYQRYQFDWIIPDNVAAGEDVRILDLTDLDLALPDQDFWLFDDAIVVHLDFDPGGVLTGIEQLEDADVAKYLRWRDLALRHAVPFAEHG from the coding sequence ATGGCTCCGCTCGATGAGGACCACTTCGCCCGGCACCTGCAGAACTACGAACGCTCGGCTTGGCGGTTCGAGGTGCAACCCGCCTACACCTCACCCGACGAGAACCTCGACCTGTACCTGGCCGGCGAGCCGAAACCCGAGCACGACAACGAGGACTGGCACCGGAGCGTTTGCGGGTTCGTGGCGGCGGGCAAGACCATCGGCCGCGTCCGGGTGGTGCGGCGACCGCTGACCGACTACCAGCGCTACCAGTTCGACTGGATCATCCCGGACAACGTGGCGGCCGGGGAGGACGTCCGGATCCTCGATCTCACCGATCTCGACCTGGCGTTGCCGGACCAGGACTTCTGGCTGTTCGACGACGCCATTGTGGTCCACCTCGACTTCGACCCCGGCGGTGTCCTGACCGGCATCGAGCAACTGGAGGACGCCGACGTCGCCAAGTACCTGCGGTGGCGCGACCTCGCGTTGAGGCACGCGGTTCCCTTCGCGGAACATGGTTGA
- a CDS encoding VOC family protein, with product MPILHYDDTRTALRFLTGVLGFREALAASDEEGDVVHAELVWPGGGALVVGGTKHTDSVHGGMRAGSSAIYLATDDVDAVHERVRKADGDVVEPPHHAKFGSGADSYTFTVRDPEGNLWTFGTYGGAF from the coding sequence TTGCCGATCCTGCACTACGACGACACACGAACAGCGTTGCGGTTCCTCACCGGTGTTCTCGGCTTCCGCGAGGCATTGGCGGCGTCCGACGAGGAGGGCGACGTCGTACACGCTGAGCTGGTGTGGCCCGGTGGCGGCGCCTTGGTCGTCGGCGGCACGAAGCACACCGACAGCGTCCACGGAGGGATGCGAGCGGGAAGCAGCGCGATCTACCTGGCCACCGACGATGTCGACGCCGTCCATGAGCGGGTGCGGAAAGCGGACGGCGACGTGGTCGAGCCGCCTCATCACGCAAAGTTCGGCTCAGGCGCCGACTCGTACACCTTCACGGTGCGGGATCCGGAGGGCAATCTCTGGACGTTCGGAACCTACGGCGGCGCCTTCTGA
- a CDS encoding NACHT domain-containing protein, with protein sequence MAEDERSRNEISGTVAGTAFQVGTVHGDVVFPRSSTRLDGDEPRAVLARQLADQVRALSRQEEETWRVGDPRPLPVRWQTAADDLFDHWDNMYGEAEDGGSVSLAGRFTCVRETYEAVPSGRLLILGRAGAGKTVLAHRLILGLLEEEDRTGPVPVLFSLGNWDPRSTSLRGWMAHQLVRDYPFLDAPDRTGKKGAGALVESNRVLPVLDGFDEIPERHHRDALGEMSRYDGPLVVTSRPDEYCRAARAAKALGRAAAIELDDLALDESERYLRASTSKTRTAEWKEVFGHLRAAPDDLASRNLAPVLASPLMVMLARATYNDARGNDPAELLDTDRFPAREAIEEHLLGGYLDTVYDPRRDTGTRRAARPSWGSDRARHWLGYLATHLKKRNTHDLAWWQLSGGIHLYARVLTTTLVTTLLAGLAIALAVGLARTLAVFRLAGGLIPGLPSGLTGMLTTALAIGVVVGLAAGPMNRMRFSRGGTGPEPERLRLRLRRRGSTKRSRVPILKSAVSEFAVGFSIGLTTGLAFAFAVGLTFRFSSGIVVSGLAQQLSFGLVEGLAGGLEVELAFGVAVGLVFGLALGVVNVVVLVLGDGQDPRDTITPWHLLAIDRKATLVRTTVVGTVVGLVLGLVDRGAVGLTFGPTFGVAAGMLRLALSAWGNWLLFVRLWLPLTGRLPWRPRSFLEDAYRRGVLRRAGAVYQFRHARLRDHLARRHQRSIEIGEQPAAPRR encoded by the coding sequence GTGGCGGAGGACGAGAGGTCCCGCAACGAGATCAGCGGCACGGTTGCCGGCACCGCGTTCCAGGTTGGCACCGTGCACGGCGATGTCGTCTTTCCGCGGTCGTCCACACGGCTGGATGGGGACGAGCCGCGAGCCGTCCTCGCCCGGCAGCTCGCGGATCAGGTTCGAGCGCTCAGCAGGCAGGAAGAAGAAACCTGGCGGGTCGGAGATCCTCGCCCGTTGCCGGTGCGCTGGCAGACGGCTGCCGATGACCTGTTCGATCACTGGGACAACATGTACGGCGAGGCGGAGGACGGCGGCAGCGTGTCGTTGGCGGGTCGCTTCACCTGCGTTCGGGAGACCTACGAGGCAGTGCCTTCGGGGAGGTTGCTGATCCTCGGGCGGGCTGGTGCGGGCAAGACCGTGCTCGCCCATCGCCTCATCCTCGGCCTGCTCGAAGAGGAAGACCGCACCGGCCCGGTGCCGGTGCTGTTCAGCCTCGGCAACTGGGATCCGAGGTCGACCTCGCTGCGGGGCTGGATGGCCCACCAGCTCGTCCGCGACTACCCGTTCCTCGACGCCCCCGACCGCACCGGGAAGAAGGGGGCCGGAGCTCTCGTCGAGAGCAATCGCGTTCTTCCCGTCCTGGACGGCTTCGATGAGATCCCCGAGAGGCACCACCGCGACGCGCTCGGCGAAATGAGCCGATACGACGGGCCACTGGTGGTCACCAGCCGGCCGGACGAGTACTGCAGGGCCGCGCGGGCGGCGAAGGCGCTGGGCAGAGCCGCCGCCATCGAACTCGACGACCTCGCCCTCGATGAGAGCGAACGGTATCTGCGCGCCAGCACCAGCAAAACCCGCACCGCGGAATGGAAAGAGGTGTTCGGCCACCTGCGCGCCGCGCCCGATGACCTCGCGAGCCGGAACCTCGCCCCGGTCCTGGCCTCGCCGTTGATGGTCATGCTCGCCCGCGCCACCTACAACGATGCCCGTGGGAACGACCCTGCCGAACTCCTCGACACCGATCGTTTCCCGGCTCGTGAGGCCATCGAGGAACACCTCCTGGGCGGCTACCTCGACACCGTCTACGACCCTCGGCGCGACACCGGCACGCGCAGAGCAGCGCGGCCGAGCTGGGGCTCTGATCGAGCCCGGCACTGGCTCGGTTACCTCGCCACCCACCTCAAAAAGCGCAACACCCATGATTTGGCCTGGTGGCAGCTCTCCGGCGGCATCCACCTCTACGCCCGCGTCCTCACCACCACGCTCGTGACCACGCTCTTGGCCGGGCTCGCGATCGCACTCGCGGTCGGACTTGCACGCACGCTCGCGGTGTTCAGGCTCGCGGGCGGGCTCATTCCCGGGCTCCCGAGCGGGCTCACGGGCATGCTCACAACCGCCCTCGCGATCGGGGTCGTGGTCGGGCTCGCGGCCGGACCCATGAACAGGATGAGGTTCTCTCGTGGCGGTACGGGACCGGAACCTGAGCGCCTGCGCCTGCGCCTGCGACGACGGGGCAGCACGAAGCGCTCCCGGGTGCCCATCCTCAAGAGTGCCGTGTCTGAGTTCGCAGTCGGTTTCTCGATCGGCCTCACGACCGGGCTCGCGTTCGCGTTCGCGGTCGGGCTCACTTTCAGGTTCTCGTCAGGGATCGTTGTGTCCGGGCTCGCGCAGCAGCTTTCGTTCGGACTCGTGGAGGGGCTCGCGGGCGGGCTCGAGGTCGAACTCGCGTTCGGGGTCGCGGTCGGGCTCGTGTTCGGGCTTGCGCTCGGGGTCGTGAACGTCGTCGTGTTGGTGCTTGGCGATGGTCAGGATCCACGAGACACCATCACCCCGTGGCACCTCCTGGCCATCGACCGAAAGGCCACGCTGGTCCGAACCACCGTGGTCGGAACTGTGGTCGGGCTCGTGCTCGGTCTCGTGGACAGGGGCGCGGTCGGGTTGACGTTCGGGCCTACCTTCGGGGTCGCGGCCGGGATGCTCCGTCTCGCACTCTCCGCGTGGGGAAACTGGCTGTTGTTCGTCCGCCTCTGGCTGCCGCTGACCGGGCGATTGCCCTGGCGACCGAGGAGCTTCCTCGAGGACGCCTACCGTCGAGGTGTACTGCGCCGGGCGGGCGCGGTCTACCAATTCCGCCACGCCCGTCTCCGAGATCACCTCGCCCGTCGACATCAGAGGTCCATCGAGATCGGCGAACAGCCGGCTGCGCCCAGGCGGTGA
- a CDS encoding exodeoxyribonuclease III, with protein MLTVSTVNVNGLRAAAKKGFVEWLAATGADVVCMQETRAEPDQLPAAVRSPEGWHTLLAPSADKGRSGVAIYSRREPDEVRVGFGSAEFDESGRYAEATFGDVVVASLYLPSGDVGTPRQDEKERFMKEFMVHLIDLRARAEAAGRQVLVCGDWNIAHREIDLKNWKGNQKSAGFLPEERAWLTQVFDEVGYVDVVRRLHPEGPGPYSWWSYRGKAFDNDSGWRIDYHAATPGLAERCTEAYVERAPSYDKRWSDHAPVTAVFDF; from the coding sequence GTGCTCACCGTCTCGACCGTGAACGTGAACGGCCTGCGCGCTGCCGCGAAGAAGGGCTTCGTGGAGTGGCTCGCCGCGACCGGGGCCGACGTGGTCTGCATGCAGGAGACCCGCGCCGAGCCCGACCAGCTGCCGGCGGCGGTGCGTTCGCCGGAGGGCTGGCACACGCTGCTCGCGCCGTCGGCCGACAAGGGCCGCAGCGGTGTGGCGATCTACAGCCGCCGCGAGCCGGACGAGGTGCGCGTGGGTTTCGGGTCGGCGGAGTTCGACGAGAGCGGCCGCTACGCCGAGGCCACCTTCGGTGACGTGGTCGTGGCCAGCCTGTACCTCCCCAGCGGCGATGTCGGCACCCCGCGCCAGGACGAGAAGGAACGCTTCATGAAGGAGTTCATGGTGCACCTGATCGACCTGCGGGCCCGCGCCGAGGCGGCGGGCAGGCAGGTCCTGGTCTGCGGTGACTGGAACATCGCCCACCGCGAGATCGACCTGAAGAACTGGAAGGGCAACCAGAAGTCGGCCGGTTTCCTCCCCGAGGAGCGGGCCTGGCTGACCCAGGTCTTCGACGAGGTCGGCTACGTCGACGTCGTGCGCCGCCTGCACCCGGAGGGCCCCGGCCCCTACTCCTGGTGGTCCTACCGCGGCAAGGCCTTCGACAACGACTCCGGCTGGCGCATCGACTACCACGCCGCGACCCCCGGCCTGGCCGAGCGGTGCACGGAGGCGTACGTGGAGCGGGCGCCGAGCTACGACAAGCGCTGGTCGGACCACGCCCCGGTCACGGCGGTCTTCGACTTCTGA
- a CDS encoding sensor histidine kinase yields MRRALALVALAVTSMVALAFLVPLGLMIREIARDQAVSEAERQATALAPVLATTTDPALVGRAVASTPAGQAGWLAVHLPGGERVGTSRTDVGQARAATGEARAASLPVPGGSAFVQPIALDGGRTALAEVFVPESELTRGVLRSWLVLAAVGLVLVAGSVLVADRLAARVVRSAGRLAEASSALGSGDLNVRVTPSGPRELEEAGRAFNVMADRVRQLLAAEREMAADLSHRLRTPLTALRLNAEALGDGPAAEQTRVAVDRLEREVDAVITSVRRSADGEGDCDVAELLRERLEFWSALAEDQGRRWELRGASDSVEAPVPRSELAAAVDAVVGNVFRHTPEGTAFAVSLRENDGVVGVVVEDGGPGVGESGAVVRRGSSGAGSTGLGLDIASRLAESTGGRLSVDRSSLGGARVCMWLWQRPAAPKRAGLRERARRRRRRG; encoded by the coding sequence TCGTCCCGCTCGGGCTGATGATCAGGGAGATCGCGCGCGACCAGGCGGTCTCGGAAGCCGAGCGGCAGGCGACCGCGCTCGCGCCGGTGCTCGCGACCACGACCGACCCGGCTCTGGTGGGCCGGGCCGTCGCGAGCACCCCGGCCGGACAGGCGGGCTGGCTTGCGGTGCACCTGCCCGGCGGCGAGCGGGTCGGAACCTCCCGGACCGACGTCGGCCAGGCGCGCGCGGCCACCGGAGAGGCGCGTGCCGCGAGCCTGCCGGTGCCGGGCGGATCGGCCTTCGTGCAGCCGATCGCGCTCGACGGCGGCCGGACGGCGCTGGCCGAGGTGTTCGTGCCGGAGTCGGAGCTGACCCGCGGCGTGCTGCGGTCGTGGCTGGTGCTGGCGGCGGTCGGGCTCGTGCTGGTGGCCGGTTCGGTGCTGGTCGCCGACCGGCTCGCGGCCAGGGTGGTGCGGTCGGCGGGCAGGCTCGCCGAGGCGTCGTCGGCGCTGGGCTCCGGTGACCTGAACGTGCGGGTGACGCCCAGCGGCCCGCGCGAGCTGGAGGAGGCCGGCCGGGCGTTCAACGTCATGGCCGACCGGGTGCGGCAGTTGCTCGCGGCCGAACGGGAGATGGCCGCCGACCTCTCGCACCGCCTCCGCACCCCGCTGACCGCGCTGCGGCTCAACGCCGAGGCGCTGGGCGACGGCCCCGCGGCGGAGCAGACCCGCGTCGCCGTCGACCGGCTGGAGCGCGAGGTCGACGCCGTCATCACCAGCGTGCGGCGCTCCGCCGACGGCGAGGGCGACTGCGACGTGGCCGAGCTGCTGCGGGAGCGCCTGGAGTTCTGGTCGGCGCTGGCCGAGGACCAGGGGCGGCGGTGGGAGCTGCGTGGCGCGTCGGACTCGGTGGAGGCGCCGGTGCCGCGTTCGGAGCTGGCCGCGGCGGTCGACGCGGTGGTGGGCAACGTCTTCCGCCACACGCCGGAGGGCACGGCGTTCGCCGTGTCGTTGCGGGAGAACGACGGCGTGGTCGGCGTTGTGGTGGAGGACGGCGGGCCCGGCGTCGGCGAGTCCGGCGCCGTGGTGCGGCGCGGCAGCAGCGGGGCCGGGTCGACGGGGCTGGGGCTCGACATCGCGAGCAGGCTGGCCGAGTCGACCGGCGGGCGCCTCAGCGTCGACCGCTCCAGCCTAGGCGGGGCGAGGGTGTGCATGTGGCTGTGGCAGCGACCCGCCGCGCCCAAGCGCGCCGGACTGCGCGAACGCGCCCGTCGCCGCCGCCGTCGCGGTTGA